The following proteins come from a genomic window of Oricola thermophila:
- the hrpB gene encoding ATP-dependent helicase HrpB has translation MKTLPDLPVAEVLGELKAALSRASGAVLVAPPGAGKTTLVPLSLLDEGWLEGRRIVVLEPRRLAARAAARRMAELLGEKVGETVGYRMRMDTRVGPRTRIEVVTEGVFQRMITGDPELSGVGAVLFDEFHERSLDADFGLALALDVQEGLREDLRILVMSATLDGTRVAGLLGDAPVIESEGRTFPVDIRHEDRPGTERIEQAVARVVRKTLAEETGSLLVFLPGQGEIRRVAEALEGRLPEGVLLAPLYGMMDIADQDRAIRPPEPGTRKVVLATAIAETSITIDGVRVVIDSGLARRPVFDPGSGLTRLETVRVSRAAAAQRAGRAGRTEPGVAIRLWRAEQTRALAEFDPPEILNADLAGLLLDCLAWGVADPASLRFMDPPPVPALDEARALLAMLGALDGRGMLTKKGAAMRDLALPARLAAMVVAAQDREDAFRRMLLALLVTERGAAGTGIDLGHRLDTALRGKGAQLARLRDIAKRAVAGMNLPQGDEIASAGAMLLDAWPDRVAKARGGRHGAFVMANGRGVALDETEPLAGEQYLVAADVTGAAREGRVTSAAAVTAEEIRAVLGDRIESVEQVEFDRQKGGLSARRVERLGAVVFSRVPVKVEPGEAATRALLDAVRTHGLGLLPWSKEVSQLRARLEWLHVRLGDPWPAMDDASLLDELEGWLAPFLQGAVNLSALDSASLRDALVLRVPPHLQREIDANAPPRFVAPTGSAFLLDYPADGTAPVVSLRVQELFGLKSHPSIAGGTVPLTLELLSPAHRPIQRTQDLPGFWAGSWAAVRAEMRGRYPKHPWPEDPANSEPTRRAKPRGR, from the coding sequence CTGAAGACGTTGCCCGACCTTCCCGTGGCCGAGGTGCTCGGCGAGCTGAAGGCTGCCCTTTCCCGGGCGTCCGGCGCTGTCCTCGTGGCCCCTCCGGGCGCCGGCAAGACGACACTGGTGCCGCTCTCCCTCCTGGACGAGGGCTGGCTCGAAGGCCGCAGGATCGTCGTTCTGGAGCCGCGCCGGCTGGCCGCGCGCGCCGCCGCCCGGCGCATGGCGGAGCTGCTTGGCGAGAAGGTCGGCGAGACCGTAGGCTACCGCATGCGCATGGATACCAGGGTCGGTCCGCGAACGCGCATCGAGGTCGTCACCGAGGGCGTTTTCCAGCGCATGATAACCGGTGATCCGGAATTGTCCGGGGTCGGGGCGGTCCTGTTCGACGAGTTCCACGAACGCAGCCTCGACGCGGATTTCGGCCTGGCGCTGGCGCTCGACGTCCAAGAGGGGCTGCGCGAGGATCTCCGCATCCTCGTCATGTCGGCGACGCTGGACGGTACCCGCGTCGCCGGCCTGCTCGGCGATGCGCCGGTGATCGAGAGCGAGGGGCGCACCTTCCCTGTCGATATTCGCCACGAGGACCGGCCGGGCACCGAGCGGATCGAGCAGGCGGTTGCCCGCGTGGTGCGCAAGACACTTGCCGAAGAGACCGGCAGCCTGCTTGTCTTCCTGCCCGGCCAGGGAGAGATCCGGCGCGTCGCCGAGGCTCTCGAAGGCCGGCTTCCGGAAGGCGTCCTTCTCGCGCCCCTCTACGGCATGATGGACATTGCCGATCAGGACCGCGCCATCCGCCCGCCCGAACCGGGAACCCGCAAGGTCGTTCTCGCCACGGCGATCGCCGAGACGTCGATCACCATAGACGGCGTGCGCGTGGTCATCGATTCGGGGCTTGCCCGCCGTCCTGTTTTCGATCCGGGCTCCGGTCTCACCCGGCTGGAGACGGTTCGCGTCAGTCGCGCGGCCGCCGCGCAGCGCGCGGGCCGCGCCGGACGAACGGAACCCGGTGTCGCGATTCGCCTGTGGCGCGCGGAGCAGACGCGTGCGCTCGCCGAGTTCGATCCGCCGGAAATCCTCAACGCGGACCTGGCCGGCCTGCTGCTCGACTGTCTTGCCTGGGGTGTCGCCGATCCGGCGAGCCTGCGCTTTATGGATCCGCCGCCGGTGCCCGCGCTCGACGAAGCGCGCGCCCTGCTCGCGATGCTCGGAGCGCTGGATGGCAGGGGAATGCTCACGAAGAAGGGCGCGGCGATGCGCGATCTTGCCCTGCCGGCCCGCCTGGCGGCGATGGTCGTGGCGGCGCAGGACCGCGAGGATGCGTTTCGCCGGATGCTCCTGGCCCTGCTGGTCACGGAACGCGGCGCGGCGGGAACCGGGATCGATCTCGGCCATCGCCTCGACACGGCCTTGCGCGGAAAGGGCGCGCAGCTTGCCCGTCTGCGCGACATCGCGAAACGCGCCGTTGCCGGCATGAATCTGCCGCAAGGCGACGAAATCGCCAGTGCGGGTGCCATGCTGCTCGATGCCTGGCCGGATCGCGTCGCGAAAGCGCGCGGCGGCCGCCACGGGGCCTTCGTCATGGCCAATGGGCGCGGCGTGGCGCTGGATGAGACCGAGCCGCTGGCCGGCGAGCAATACCTGGTGGCCGCCGACGTGACGGGCGCCGCCCGCGAGGGACGGGTCACCTCCGCCGCGGCCGTGACCGCGGAGGAAATACGCGCTGTTCTCGGCGATCGAATCGAGAGCGTGGAACAGGTCGAATTCGACCGGCAGAAAGGCGGCCTTTCTGCGCGCAGGGTGGAACGCCTCGGGGCGGTCGTCTTCTCGCGGGTGCCCGTGAAAGTCGAGCCCGGCGAGGCTGCTACACGGGCGCTGCTCGATGCCGTGCGCACGCACGGGCTTGGCTTGCTGCCCTGGTCGAAAGAGGTGTCGCAATTGCGCGCCCGGCTGGAATGGCTGCATGTCCGGCTTGGCGATCCGTGGCCTGCGATGGACGACGCTTCATTGCTCGACGAATTGGAGGGATGGCTGGCGCCGTTCCTGCAGGGTGCCGTGAATCTGTCGGCGCTCGACTCCGCGAGCCTGCGCGATGCGCTTGTTTTGCGCGTTCCACCGCATCTGCAGCGCGAGATCGATGCGAATGCCCCTCCGCGTTTCGTTGCGCCCACCGGTTCCGCCTTCCTGCTGGACTATCCGGCCGACGGAACCGCGCCCGTGGTATCCCTGCGCGTGCAGGAACTGTTCGGCCTGAAGAGCCACCCTTCGATCGCCGGCGGCACGGTTCCGCTGACGCTGGAATTGCTGTCGCCGGCGCACCGGCCGATACAGCGCACGCAGGACCTGCCCGGGTTCTGGGCCGGGTCGTGGGCGGCTGTCCGCGCCGAGATGCGGGGACGCTATCCCAAGCATCCCTGGCCGGAAGACCCGGCAAATTCCGAACCCACGCGCCGCGCCAAGCCGCGGGGACGCTGA
- a CDS encoding ATP-binding cassette domain-containing protein: protein MKNGNPAGLRLDSVRIRLDGRELLAVDRHVAPGETLTVMGPSGSGKSTLLAYVGGFLDPVFSGEGRVICGGRDIAHLPAEERHAGILFQDPLLFPHMSVGGNLVFAIPQAIAGRKARRARAEAALADVGLEGFFDRDPDTLSGGQKARVALARVLLSEPNFLLLDEPFSKLDMQLRDQTRSLVFDSARRSRLPVILVTHDEADAKAAGGEVIEIG, encoded by the coding sequence TTGAAGAACGGGAACCCAGCCGGCCTGCGCCTTGATTCCGTTCGCATCCGGCTTGACGGGCGCGAACTCCTTGCCGTCGACCGCCACGTCGCCCCCGGCGAGACGCTGACCGTGATGGGGCCGTCCGGCTCCGGCAAGTCGACACTGCTCGCCTATGTCGGCGGCTTTCTCGATCCGGTCTTTTCCGGCGAGGGACGGGTCATCTGCGGCGGCCGCGATATCGCGCATCTTCCCGCCGAGGAGCGCCACGCCGGCATCCTGTTCCAGGATCCGCTGCTGTTTCCTCACATGTCGGTCGGCGGCAATCTCGTCTTCGCGATTCCGCAGGCGATCGCCGGCAGGAAGGCCCGTCGCGCCCGGGCCGAGGCCGCGCTCGCCGACGTGGGGCTGGAGGGCTTTTTCGACCGCGATCCCGACACTCTTTCGGGCGGCCAGAAGGCCCGGGTCGCGCTGGCCCGCGTTCTGCTGTCCGAGCCGAACTTCCTGCTTCTCGACGAGCCGTTCTCCAAGCTCGACATGCAGTTGCGCGACCAGACGCGCTCCCTGGTTTTCGACAGCGCCCGGCGCTCCCGTCTGCCCGTGATCCTCGTCACCCATGACGAGGCCGACGCGAAAGCCGCCGGCGGCGAGGTGATCGAGATCGGATGA
- a CDS encoding ABC transporter permease, with product MLRLAPAIAIAVLAVPVFGGLAGTVLPAFGYLPALGGDAFSLEPFRVVLGQPGLLRSCLIALVAGVVTAAISVLIVALFVGGWSGTRTFRRMQSLVSPLLAVPHAAAAFGLAFMIAPSGFVARLFSPWATGWARPPDWLIVNDPLGLTFMAGLVVKEVPFLLLMALAAAPQVPMAASARLTSSLGYGRTAGFLFTSWPAIYRQIRLAVFAVIAFASSAVDVAVILGPTTPAALPVRLVEWMNDPDLSSRFMASAGAVLQLGVTLAALVIWLLVEKLAAAVTMHLCGQGRRFRADRIVRQVALVLTALTALMVFGGMFVLALWSVSGLWQFPHVLPDSLSLSGWMKVMPRIAGPLATTVTVGLAATVLSALIVIASLARERQTGRTGANWTLFFLYLPLLVPQAGFVFGLKLFLTHGGVGATWAALVLVHMVFVLPYVFLSLSAPWRAFDTRYEAIAAGLGKSAWQTLFAIRLPMLSRAILVAMAVGFAVSVGQYLPTLLIGAGRLVTVTTEAVALGAGGNRRVIGIYAFVQMLLPFLGFAVAALVPALLFRDRRAMKVA from the coding sequence TCGGCGGCGACGCATTCTCCCTGGAACCTTTCCGTGTCGTCCTTGGACAGCCCGGGCTATTGCGGTCCTGCCTGATTGCGCTTGTTGCGGGCGTTGTCACGGCCGCGATATCCGTCCTGATCGTGGCGCTCTTTGTGGGCGGATGGTCGGGAACCCGAACATTCCGCCGCATGCAGTCCCTGGTTTCGCCGTTGCTTGCCGTTCCGCACGCGGCCGCTGCCTTCGGCCTGGCCTTCATGATTGCGCCGTCCGGGTTTGTCGCACGCCTGTTTTCGCCCTGGGCGACGGGATGGGCGCGGCCGCCCGACTGGCTGATCGTGAACGATCCGCTTGGCCTGACATTCATGGCCGGGCTCGTTGTCAAGGAAGTGCCGTTCCTCCTGCTCATGGCGCTCGCGGCCGCACCCCAGGTGCCGATGGCGGCGTCGGCCCGGCTCACCTCCTCGCTCGGATACGGTCGTACGGCCGGGTTCCTGTTCACCTCGTGGCCGGCGATCTATCGCCAGATCCGTCTGGCGGTCTTTGCCGTCATCGCGTTTGCGTCCTCGGCTGTGGATGTCGCCGTTATTCTCGGTCCGACGACGCCGGCGGCCTTGCCGGTTCGGCTGGTCGAGTGGATGAACGATCCGGACCTGTCCTCGCGCTTCATGGCTTCGGCCGGGGCTGTGCTGCAGCTGGGCGTGACGCTGGCCGCGCTCGTGATCTGGCTCCTGGTCGAGAAGCTTGCCGCCGCCGTGACGATGCATCTGTGCGGGCAGGGGCGACGCTTTCGTGCCGACCGGATCGTGCGGCAGGTCGCACTGGTGCTGACGGCGCTCACCGCGCTGATGGTGTTCGGCGGGATGTTCGTCCTGGCGCTGTGGTCGGTGTCCGGCCTCTGGCAGTTTCCACATGTCCTGCCCGACTCGCTTTCCCTGAGCGGATGGATGAAGGTGATGCCGAGGATTGCCGGCCCCCTTGCGACGACAGTCACCGTCGGGCTGGCCGCGACCGTCCTGTCGGCGCTGATCGTCATTGCCAGCCTTGCGCGCGAGCGCCAGACCGGGCGAACGGGCGCGAATTGGACGCTGTTCTTTCTCTATCTGCCGCTGCTGGTGCCCCAGGCGGGCTTTGTCTTCGGCCTGAAACTGTTCCTCACCCATGGCGGTGTCGGTGCCACCTGGGCGGCACTTGTGCTCGTCCACATGGTGTTTGTCCTTCCTTACGTGTTTCTGTCGCTTTCGGCGCCCTGGCGCGCCTTCGACACGCGTTACGAGGCGATCGCGGCCGGGCTTGGCAAGTCGGCGTGGCAGACGCTTTTCGCGATCCGCCTTCCGATGCTGTCGCGCGCGATCCTCGTTGCGATGGCGGTGGGCTTCGCGGTTTCGGTGGGCCAGTATCTGCCGACCCTCCTGATCGGCGCCGGCCGGCTCGTCACCGTCACCACGGAGGCGGTTGCGCTCGGCGCCGGCGGCAACCGCCGTGTCATCGGCATCTACGCCTTCGTGCAGATGCTTCTGCCTTTCCTGGGCTTTGCCGTCGCGGCGCTGGTCCCGGCGTTGCTTTTCCGCGATCGCCGCGCCATGAAGGTCGCCTGA